Proteins co-encoded in one Rhodococcus sp. PAMC28707 genomic window:
- the tilS gene encoding tRNA lysidine(34) synthetase TilS, producing MTRRTGVALPEKPAILELRQAVRRWLASSPGPVVLALSGGADSLALTAAVAAEATDVRALVVDHGLQQGSATVAATAAATALQLGCVDASVLTVTVGGSGGMEAAARRARYEALDRHRGVATVLLAHTLDDQAETVLLGLSRGSGPRSIAGMSPIDGPWGRPLLGVRRAVTRQACAELGLTPFEDPHNTDTDFTRVRLRHEILPLLEDALGGGVATALARTATQLREDLMVLDAMAETLVRENFAEPEVDVMTLTSVPAALRRRALRLWLLRSGVKALSDKQLRLIDDLVGHWRGQGGVAVRSGASDARLVVARRRGSLVLEQEWSLRNGGA from the coding sequence ATGACGCGGCGTACCGGGGTGGCGCTGCCGGAGAAGCCTGCAATCCTCGAGCTGCGGCAGGCAGTTCGTCGGTGGCTCGCGTCGAGCCCGGGCCCAGTGGTCCTCGCACTGTCCGGCGGTGCCGATTCGCTTGCGCTGACCGCTGCAGTGGCCGCGGAGGCCACGGACGTCCGAGCACTCGTCGTCGACCACGGGTTACAACAGGGCTCGGCCACGGTTGCAGCAACGGCCGCAGCGACGGCACTGCAGCTCGGGTGCGTGGACGCGTCGGTGCTGACGGTGACCGTGGGCGGCTCGGGTGGAATGGAGGCCGCGGCTCGTCGCGCGCGATACGAGGCATTGGACCGGCACCGAGGCGTCGCCACGGTCCTCCTCGCTCACACTCTCGACGATCAAGCGGAGACCGTTCTGCTCGGACTCTCGCGGGGCTCCGGGCCGCGATCGATCGCCGGTATGTCCCCGATCGATGGGCCATGGGGCCGACCACTTCTGGGGGTTCGGCGAGCAGTAACCCGGCAAGCGTGCGCCGAGTTGGGGTTGACGCCGTTCGAGGATCCACACAACACCGACACCGATTTCACTCGCGTCCGGCTTCGACACGAGATTCTGCCGCTGCTAGAAGATGCGCTCGGTGGTGGCGTCGCAACGGCTCTTGCTCGCACGGCTACGCAGCTTCGTGAAGACCTCATGGTTCTCGACGCCATGGCCGAGACCTTGGTGCGGGAGAACTTCGCCGAACCCGAAGTGGACGTGATGACCCTCACGTCGGTCCCCGCTGCGCTGCGTCGTCGGGCGTTGCGATTGTGGTTGCTGCGGAGTGGTGTGAAGGCGCTGTCGGACAAGCAGTTACGGCTGATCGACGATCTCGTCGGACACTGGCGCGGGCAGGGCGGGGTTGCCGTCCGTTCGGGGGCGTCCGACGCCAGGTTGGTGGTCGCGCGTCGACGTGGCAGTCTGGTGCTCGAGCAAGAGTGGAGCCTGCGAAACGGCGGTGCTTGA
- the hpt gene encoding hypoxanthine phosphoribosyltransferase — protein sequence MYEGDIESILISEEQIKTRTIELANEIAERYPQGAPEGDLLLVGVLKGAVMFMTDFARALPIPTQLEFMAVSSYGSSTSSSGVVRILKDLDRDISGRNVLIVEDIIDSGLTLSWLMRNLATRNPASLSVVTLLRKPDAIKVDIEVANVGFDIPNEFVVGYGLDYNERYRDLPYIGTLHPKVYGG from the coding sequence GTGTACGAGGGCGATATCGAATCGATTCTCATCTCCGAGGAGCAGATCAAGACTCGTACGATCGAGCTTGCCAACGAGATTGCCGAGCGCTATCCGCAGGGCGCGCCAGAAGGCGACCTTCTCCTGGTCGGTGTCCTCAAGGGTGCCGTCATGTTCATGACGGATTTTGCTCGCGCGCTCCCGATTCCGACTCAGCTCGAGTTCATGGCGGTCAGCTCGTACGGCTCGTCGACGTCCTCTTCCGGGGTGGTTCGGATTCTCAAGGACCTCGACCGCGACATCAGCGGACGTAACGTACTCATCGTCGAGGACATCATCGATTCGGGTCTGACACTGTCTTGGCTCATGCGCAACCTCGCCACTCGTAACCCGGCCTCGTTGTCGGTGGTGACACTGCTCCGCAAGCCCGACGCAATCAAGGTGGACATCGAGGTCGCGAACGTGGGTTTCGACATTCCCAACGAATTCGTCGTCGGATACGGACTCGACTACAACGAGCGGTACCGCGATCTGCCGTACATCGGAACTCTCCACCCGAAGGTGTACGGCGGCTGA
- a CDS encoding zinc-dependent metalloprotease gives MTNDAADTEGNAAGFRGSVDWALAAKTGAKLAPKEPSISRYTAEAVVAELSEASVRAEGPVRETTGLADGLPVPQALVVDRAGWIDAAAASMKHLTGDTDAEPPTGLLGGKPAGLQAGAMLAFLSSAILGQYDPFTGEHGTLLLVAPNIVAVERALRVPPSDFRLWVCLHEVTHRVQFSSAPWLGDYMRSSVAVLSDGVDEPIGEFATRLTSALKNRKQSNKAEDAGIVGLLRATQAPAQREAIDRLLVLGTLLEGHADHVMDAVGPAVVPSVLQIRQAFERRRRRKTNPLQRVIRALLGMDAKMAQYVRGKSFVDHVVGRVGMEQFNIIWTDASTLPLLDEIEDPDRWIARVLR, from the coding sequence ATGACGAACGACGCAGCGGACACCGAAGGCAACGCAGCAGGCTTTCGTGGGTCCGTGGATTGGGCGCTGGCCGCGAAGACCGGTGCCAAATTGGCGCCGAAAGAACCGTCGATCTCCCGATACACCGCTGAAGCGGTCGTCGCCGAGTTGTCGGAGGCCTCGGTTCGTGCCGAAGGACCAGTACGTGAAACGACCGGTCTCGCCGACGGACTTCCGGTACCGCAGGCACTCGTCGTCGATCGGGCAGGGTGGATCGACGCAGCAGCGGCATCGATGAAACACCTGACCGGCGACACCGATGCAGAACCTCCGACCGGCCTGCTCGGCGGTAAACCCGCGGGTCTGCAAGCAGGCGCGATGCTCGCGTTCCTGTCCAGCGCAATTCTCGGTCAGTACGACCCGTTCACCGGTGAGCACGGGACGCTCCTGCTCGTCGCACCGAATATCGTCGCCGTCGAGCGGGCGTTGCGAGTGCCGCCCAGCGACTTCCGGCTGTGGGTATGCCTGCACGAGGTGACACATCGAGTTCAGTTCTCCTCGGCACCGTGGTTGGGCGACTACATGCGCAGTTCCGTCGCAGTGCTGTCCGACGGTGTCGACGAACCGATCGGTGAGTTCGCCACGAGATTGACGAGCGCGCTGAAGAACCGCAAGCAGTCGAACAAAGCAGAGGACGCAGGCATCGTCGGGCTGCTGCGCGCAACGCAAGCCCCGGCCCAGCGGGAAGCGATCGATCGGCTCCTCGTTCTCGGGACGCTCCTCGAGGGTCACGCCGATCACGTCATGGACGCAGTCGGGCCGGCAGTGGTGCCCTCGGTCCTGCAGATCCGACAGGCGTTCGAGCGCAGGCGTCGGCGAAAGACGAACCCACTTCAACGCGTCATCAGAGCACTGCTCGGGATGGACGCGAAGATGGCGCAGTACGTGCGAGGCAAATCGTTCGTCGACCACGTCGTCGGCAGGGTCGGCATGGAGCAGTTCAACATCATCTGGACCGACGCCAGCACGTTGCCGCTGCTCGACGAGATCGAGGACCCCGACCGGTGGATCGCCCGCGTACTTCGATGA